A genomic region of Phragmites australis chromosome 2, lpPhrAust1.1, whole genome shotgun sequence contains the following coding sequences:
- the LOC133909300 gene encoding dirigent protein 3-like gives MAASSTKSLLLSCLMISFLHQLQFQLPHVAATSLKKSDGKGSRGKTLSFTLYQHETINKTGYIVVDGVAGAGVSQTTTPFGTVYVFRDDLTVHADRASRVAGVAEGSSITTSLDGLQSLSLAKITVDHRGHRGSVSVLGGTYNTKPSDYPVVGGTGDFAYALGYVRSSPVDLRGRTVTYKMELHLYWPPYAHYAPVPQKPI, from the coding sequence ATGGCGGCGAGTTCAACTAAGAGCTTGCTGCTCAGCTGCCTCATGATCTCCTTTCTGCACCAGCTCCAGTTTCAACTCCCACATGTTGCTGCAACATCGCTCAAGAAAAGCGACGGCAAGGGCAGCCGCGGGAAGACCCTCAGCTTCACGCTGTACCAGCATGAGACCATAAACAAGACCGGCTACATCGTCGTCGACGGCGTGGCCGGCGCGGGCGTCAGCCAGACCACCACGCCCTTCGGCACCGTCTACGTCTTCCGCGACGACCTGACGGTGCACGCGGACAGGGCCTCCCGGGTGGCCGGCGTCGCGGAGGGGAGCTCCATCACGACGAGCCTCGACGGGCTGCAGAGCCTGTCGCTGGCAAAGATCACGGTCGATCACCGGGGCCACCGAGGCTCCGTGTCGGTCCTCGGGGGCACCTATAACACCAAGCCGTCGGACTACCCTGTGGTGGGTGGAACCGGCGACTTCGCGTACGCGCTGGGCTACGTACGGTCGTCGCCGGTGGACTTGCGGGGACGAACGGTGACGTACAAGATGGAGCTTCACTTATATTGGCCTCCGTACGCCCACTACGCTCCAGTTCCACAGAAGCCTATATAG